A stretch of DNA from Schizosaccharomyces osmophilus chromosome 2, complete sequence:
CCTTATGGTGATGGCACTTCAAACAACGAAGTCGTTTACCCCACAACATTTGATTACCAAACCAATCTTTATCAATTGAACACCACCTTGATTGAAGCTGCGCTTGAAATTATCAAGGATGTTGTTCTTGAGGACAGTGAAAAGGCTGCCGAATATCGTAAGAAATACGAGGAAACTCCTGCTCAACGCGCTccttttattcttcaaTGCGATACTGCCACCAGTGACAACTACTGGGCCGGTAATTATATGGGAGATTTTGCCAGTAACATTACAAACGTCCTTACCAACTACACCGGTCATTATTGTACTTCCCAACAAGAGGATAGTGCTTCCCTTACCGCTATCAAGCGTGCCGCTGGTTCTGATTTGACCGACTTTAGCCGTGTCATTGTCATGCGTTCTGGTTCTGATTTTGACCGTGGCACCGGATCCATATCTGCTCTTGACAATCTGTTAAAAGGCAACGGTCATACTCTTTCTCTTGCTGCTGCTAACCTGTACCATGCAGGTAAACCTTTGGTGGATCACATTGTCAACAACTGGTCTTATTGGAACTAAGCGTGCTTTTCTTGGTATCTTCATTCTCTCGTTACCGcccaaaagaaagctttttaattattctaTCGTTATTATGTCTGTATTTTTTACTCTATTATGAATAAATCTAATCAAATTATCCCATAATACTATCCTTTCTATATGCTTTTATTGGGGAAAAGAGCATATGCAAATTTTGTCGCATATCCAATCGATAGTACCATAATTTTCTGAATAAAATTTGCATATGCTCTTTTCCCTTATAAAAGCATATGCTTACTGAATGGATTCAAAGATTAAGTGAACTTTTATGGAAGCATTATATGGTTGTAAACATGTGAATATGCTTGAGTACTTTGCTGAAGTGACTCGTTTGAGTTCATTGTTAGATGCAGTACCTGGTGCCAGGAAGCAAGTTTGATATTTGTGTCTAGTAATTTTAAGAGTCCACATTACTCTGCAACACTACTGAAGGGATTATTGTACATTAGCAAATTTTTATAAGCAAAGCTTCAAGCGTTGTTATCattctaaaaaataagCGAAGTATtggaaacgaaaaaaaaaaaaaaaaaaaagatcgAATACTGAAATTAGTAAAGCTCATTAGgtacaaagaaagagacATCTTGAATTCTTTCCCTTATCCCCCctcccttttttttagtaGCTATATAAACACAAGTCTAATGTTGACattcaaaagtaaaaactGCTGCccaacaaagaaacttgGTTTATACATCTATAGATACGATCCATAAATGCCAGTTACAATTTATGCACTGAGCCAGCCAGAAgcaattaaagaaaaccaaCCCGAGTAAAAGTTTCTTGTTGAGCACTTGAGCAGTTTGATTACAATTTGGTAATTGTATTTTCCTTGTATGGCAAAGTAAGACAGGCATGAATATAAACCCTTCAATTGATAGCTTGAGCATCGAATCCATTTGGACGAATTGCTGAATTCCTTCCTAAGTCCCTATAATCACTAGCATATGAAGctttataataaaaagggTTACACcaaattagaaaagaaaatggaaaaaatgaaaaaagacgTCTAGTCCATTTGGTTGTGGCACTCAGTTAAATcataaatgaaaagacaACATCACCGTTACAAACTCCCACGCCTTCACAAGATAAAGCATCTAGGCGGATTCCAATACGGCGTTTAAATTCTGGCATGTCTAACAAATGAGTTCATCTCCGGCTTTCTGTTACCGTTCGGAAACAGGCATCTTTCTTGACCATCGATTGggaataaacaaaagatttaGAAATTACTAAAGTTCGGATATCCATTTCGGCTAAAAGTCCTTGCAATTGTGCTTTTAGACTGATCCCTTCGATGTTTTATACAAAAACCGGAATCATAACCTGCAATCTCTTAATCCGTGGCTTGATgatgcttttcatttatcAAGCTCTTGATCATCTACGAAAGACATTCCTATGAAATAGTATTGTTCTTTATTATTGCCAAGTAAAGCAAATTCACTTGCTCGTTTTTGCGTTTATGTGTTATATGTATGGATTCAATCTGTATCGAAATATCATGCCATGATATTTCTTCTGTAAGCTTCAATggtatttttttaagaaaccTTGTGATGTAAACCCCTTTAGGAGGATTCTGTTTTTGGATCAGGCTTCCGAAAGGAAAACTGCTATCCTAAGATACGTACACAAAGTGTAAttcaaataaaatgaaaaacatttcttCCATGAAAACTGATTCGTGGACCCGCAAACAGAGATCCACTGGATTCGGGTATTGGCACAATGGCATGCCACTTGGAAATTATAAAAGGCGCTCTTCTGGCAACTTTTCAATAAGATCCTAagcaaaatcaaaaagtaaagcGATCTCTGTTTTCCTCGTAACTTTTCTTCGAAATGTCAACTAACAAAATCACTTTCATTACCAATTGGGAAGCAACTCCTTATCACTTGCCAATTTTTGTTGCTCAGGCACGTGgttatttcaaaaatgagGGCATTGAAGTCGCCATTTTGGAACCAACTGATCCTTCAGACGTTACTGCTTTAATCGGCTCTGGCAAGGTGGACATGGGCCTCAAAGCCATGATTCATACATTGGCTGCAAAGGCTCGTGGATTTCCTGTTACTAGTTTTGGTTCTTTACTTAACGAGCCCTTCACCGGTTTGATTACCTTGAAGGGAAACGGCATTCATAACTTTAAGGACATCAAGGGCAAGCGTATAGGTTATGTCGGTGAATTTGGAAAGATACAATTAGACGACTTGTGTAGTAAGTTTGGACTTTCTCCCTCGGATTATACAGCTATTCGTTGCGGAATGAACATCGCTCCGGCCATCATTAGTGGTGAAATCGATGGCGGTATCGGCATTGAATGTATGCAACAAGTACAGCTCGAGAGATGGTGTATTTCTCAAGGACGTCCTCGTTCTGATGTTGAAATGCTTCGTATCGATCGACTCGCGGAATTGGGTTGCTGTTGCTTCTGTTCAATCCTCTATATTGCTCATGATGACTTTATCGCGAAGAATCCCGATAAAATTGGTTCCTTCTTACGAGCTATCCGTTCTGCTACTCTTTCCATGCTTGAAAACCCTGTACAGGCCTATAAGGAATTTACAAGCTTCAAACCTGAAATGGGTCTTGAGCTGCACCGTGAACAATTCGAGCGATGCTTTGCCTATTTCTCTCGCGACATCTCCAATGTCCCAAGAGACTGGAACAAAGTTACTAATTATTCGAAGCGTCTCGGACTTGTTCCCCAAGATTTTGAACCAAATTGTACGAACGGATATTTGACATGGGAGCTTGACCCCGATGAGAAAGATCCTATGGGCAAGCAAGAAGTTATCGCTGAAATACAAGACGGCATCAAGGAAAATGGTGGAGTATTTAGTGGAAATCCTCTTCGCTACGTCGAACCTGCCACAGTATAAGCGTGAACATTATGAAAGCCTATATACTCTTTGTAGTCTAATGAATTATATCTTTTcacattcttttcttgtttgtaTGCACAAGTTAATGCCATAATATAGTGGGACCAAATCggaatagaaaaaataccACGATTCAATCgttgaaataaatactCTAGTACCTtagtttcattttattgTTGTATAGTTAgaaaataaggaaaaagaaaaaaagattttgccCACACCAGGAATCGAACCTGGGTCGCATCGGCCACAACGATGAGTCTTAACCACTGGACCATGTGAGCTTGTTGAGACTCTACAATTAGAAGCATTATTTGTAGTATCTTAGCACATgtcaaatttcttttgttgtttaaTTACTGACAAGTTACTGTATCCTGCAATCgaatttactttttgattggtttttataataattgATGCTGAACTCGGCACCAGAATTATGCACATTTCAAGGATTTTAATGCATAGGACTATTGGAAGCTATTTACTAAAGAAGCCTCAAACTTGATAGTTGACAATTTACACAAACTCTTTCATCACGCGTATGTTATTTCTCAATTCAATATGTGTAAAATAGCAGCAAAAATACTACAATTAAACAATGGATATATGGTTTTCAATATTCATTCTTCgaatgaatgaatatgTAGACGCCTAAGCTAAACAAAATTCATTAAGGTAATCCGGCATTCGATAAAATTTGGCAACACACTTTGCGATTAGAGTTTCACTTAATGATATATGCCCGTTTAAACAGAACACTATCATCCAAAAACTggaataaaaatgaagtaaaaaaaaaaaaaataaacaaaaaaatctcAGTAAACACAT
This window harbors:
- a CDS encoding purine nucleoside transmembrane transporter → MMSFLKFLVSALTVTSAVLPASAGLISKRDVVKPKVMVISMFAPEADAWLNPWNDLYANNITVPGLNTLFPEVHCNTEQSVCQVTTGEGKSNAASSMTALTVSPKFDLSETFFIVSGIAGINPYAASLGSVSIAKFAVDVDLVQTIDLRELPKQYQSAGWEIGTDPYGDGTSNNEVVYPTTFDYQTNLYQLNTTLIEAALEIIKDVVLEDSEKAAEYRKKYEETPAQRAPFILQCDTATSDNYWAGNYMGDFASNITNVLTNYTGHYCTSQQEDSASLTAIKRAAGSDLTDFSRVIVMRSGSDFDRGTGSISALDNLLKGNGHTLSLAAANLYHAGKPLVDHIVNNWSYWN
- the nmt1 gene encoding 4-amino-5-hydroxymethyl-2-methylpyrimidine phosphate synthase Nmt1; the protein is MSTNKITFITNWEATPYHLPIFVAQARGYFKNEGIEVAILEPTDPSDVTALIGSGKVDMGLKAMIHTLAAKARGFPVTSFGSLLNEPFTGLITLKGNGIHNFKDIKGKRIGYVGEFGKIQLDDLCSKFGLSPSDYTAIRCGMNIAPAIISGEIDGGIGIECMQQVQLERWCISQGRPRSDVEMLRIDRLAELGCCCFCSILYIAHDDFIAKNPDKIGSFLRAIRSATLSMLENPVQAYKEFTSFKPEMGLELHREQFERCFAYFSRDISNVPRDWNKVTNYSKRLGLVPQDFEPNCTNGYLTWELDPDEKDPMGKQEVIAEIQDGIKENGGVFSGNPLRYVEPATV